One Chloroflexota bacterium genomic window carries:
- the dnaN gene encoding DNA polymerase III subunit beta, with protein MKVSCLQENLQKGLSLVSRAVSSRSTLPVLNNILIATDQSRLKLAATDLTIGITTWIGAKVEEEGTTTVPAKLLAEFVNSLPSERIDMDLTVRTQTLNLKCSRYESNIKGLDAQDFPIIPSPGTENKVLLEPATLRSIINQVAFAAASDESRPVLTGVLARFEEGKMSLAAADGFRLSVRKGPVASGSAGVASVIIPARALIELSRIIGDDEEPVEVTITKNRNQAVFHTSHTELVTQLVEGNYPDVLGLVPKGRNTRTVVGTVDFLKAVKLASFFAKDANNIVRIAVEPGTDIAPGRMVISATSAEMGDQVGEVDATVDGPAVEIAFNARYLAEVLGVMGTAQVALETLAPEKPGVFKPVGSDDFVHVIMPMHVGR; from the coding sequence GTGAAGGTTTCGTGCCTGCAGGAAAACCTACAGAAGGGTCTGAGCCTCGTGTCGCGCGCGGTGTCGAGCCGCAGCACCCTGCCGGTGCTCAATAACATCTTGATCGCCACCGACCAGTCGCGCCTTAAACTGGCGGCGACCGACCTGACGATCGGCATCACCACCTGGATTGGCGCCAAGGTCGAGGAAGAGGGCACGACCACCGTGCCGGCCAAACTGCTCGCGGAATTTGTAAACTCCCTGCCTTCCGAGCGCATCGATATGGACCTCACCGTGCGCACGCAGACGCTCAATCTCAAGTGCTCGCGTTACGAGTCCAACATCAAAGGCCTGGACGCGCAGGACTTCCCGATTATCCCGAGCCCGGGCACGGAAAACAAAGTCCTGCTGGAGCCGGCGACGCTGCGCTCCATCATCAACCAGGTCGCGTTTGCCGCCGCCAGCGACGAGAGCCGCCCGGTGCTGACTGGTGTGCTGGCGCGCTTCGAGGAAGGCAAGATGTCGCTGGCGGCCGCCGACGGCTTCCGCCTGTCGGTGCGCAAGGGGCCGGTGGCCTCGGGCAGCGCGGGCGTCGCCTCGGTCATCATCCCGGCGCGCGCGCTGATCGAGCTGAGCCGCATCATCGGCGACGACGAGGAGCCGGTCGAGGTCACGATCACCAAGAACCGCAACCAGGCGGTCTTCCACACCTCGCACACCGAACTGGTCACGCAGTTGGTCGAGGGCAACTACCCGGACGTGCTCGGCCTGGTGCCGAAGGGGCGCAACACGCGCACCGTCGTCGGCACCGTCGACTTCCTGAAGGCGGTCAAGCTGGCGTCGTTCTTCGCCAAGGACGCCAACAACATCGTGCGCATCGCCGTCGAGCCGGGCACCGACATCGCGCCGGGGCGCATGGTCATCTCGGCCACCTCGGCGGAGATGGGCGACCAGGTCGGCGAAGTGGACGCGACGGTGGACGGCCCGGCGGTCGAGATCGCGTTCAACGCGCGCTACCTGGCCGAGGTGCTCGGCGTGATGGGCACGGCGCAGGTCGCACTGGAGACGCTGGCGCCGGAAAAGCCGGGCGTCTTCAAGCCGGTCGGCTCCGACGACTTTGTGCATGTGATCATGCCGATGCATGTGGGGCGGTAG
- a CDS encoding nucleotidyltransferase domain-containing protein, whose protein sequence is MTSAQPTQLDVAERAADSLHVALGDRLVAIVLFGSRARGDATADSDWDLLVIAEGLPERTLERHFYLKRSLPLDCRGAISILARTPDEFEMHLPSLYLDIALDGTILYDPRGYAARKLLELQNLLARKGLYRERTPNGDRWHWKQEPTNPWSLEWGR, encoded by the coding sequence ATGACGTCAGCACAACCAACGCAACTTGACGTGGCCGAACGCGCGGCAGACTCTCTCCACGTCGCGCTCGGCGATCGACTGGTGGCGATCGTGCTATTCGGGTCGCGCGCGCGGGGGGATGCCACGGCGGACAGCGATTGGGATCTGCTGGTGATCGCCGAAGGCTTGCCCGAACGCACGCTCGAGCGCCATTTCTACCTGAAACGGTCGCTGCCGCTGGACTGCCGGGGCGCGATTTCGATTCTGGCGCGCACGCCGGACGAGTTTGAGATGCACCTGCCGTCCCTCTATCTTGACATCGCGCTCGATGGAACAATTCTGTACGATCCGCGCGGTTACGCGGCCCGCAAGTTGCTGGAACTGCAAAACCTGCTGGCGCGCAAAGGCTTATACCGCGAGCGAACACCGAACGGTGACCGGTGGCACTGGAAGCAGGAACCGACCAACCCGTGGTCGCTTGAATGGGGGCGGTGA
- a CDS encoding DUF2723 domain-containing protein, which yields MMRLNRVQVGAVVVALVPLAVYVLTLQNGFTPGELQGGDPITHQYAQALFRFANAPGYPIFSMLGALWFRLSAMLTPFFNPVERLSFYSTLYAIPSLILTYSLLLKAQLSGKPAGTQPSVFAVCVSALATLFFAFTYFFWYYSVSSENYSSGVLNTLAIILLAIHWQERRDEGTLLWLCFACGLSLAHLLTTALAVPAVIIFVVAQQPKYLRQPVLIAKIVAVTALPLLSYAFVYWRAAEHPEWRGQGAWPDTLTWFLKFLTVPQGQAEMTLSWDGIPWILLQKLTADLTPVVLVLGIAGLFLLPRARAGLMLGVLAVYVPEVYLNRYGNWYQTTFAVYPLLLIGCVLLAERVRRWTAVRLPPRIVAGTLVGAFALLAASRIAVNYAATNLRDRPTATGLNPGWVLLADKPKTGAVIAGTFEENLALDYLAQVWGAQPPVATIGLKQVNAALGGPLYASRAVLPLVAPQLPPDTHLSSQGTALVALRVAPETMVPSSASVIGKPIVPGLQLAAYETRRTATGWRVTLYWQATQSIARDMAVSVRLVKAGAEVAQADAAHPVGGYYPFTHWQAGEVVRDDYVLTGASDADTVRVILYHTQGGGFVNDVVVEVAKR from the coding sequence GTGATGCGGCTGAACCGCGTACAAGTCGGCGCGGTAGTCGTGGCGCTCGTGCCGCTGGCCGTGTACGTGCTGACACTGCAGAACGGCTTCACGCCGGGCGAACTGCAGGGCGGCGACCCGATCACACACCAGTACGCGCAGGCGCTGTTCCGCTTCGCCAATGCGCCCGGCTACCCGATCTTCAGCATGCTCGGCGCGCTCTGGTTCCGCCTGTCGGCCATGCTGACGCCGTTCTTTAACCCGGTCGAGCGCCTGTCGTTCTACTCCACGCTGTACGCGATTCCCTCACTTATCCTAACGTACAGCTTGCTGCTCAAAGCACAACTGTCCGGCAAGCCGGCCGGCACGCAGCCGAGCGTGTTCGCCGTGTGCGTGTCGGCGCTGGCAACACTCTTCTTCGCGTTCACTTACTTCTTCTGGTACTACTCCGTTAGTTCGGAGAACTACTCGTCAGGCGTCTTGAACACGCTGGCGATTATCCTGCTGGCGATCCACTGGCAGGAGCGGCGCGACGAAGGCACGCTGCTCTGGCTCTGCTTCGCCTGCGGGCTGTCGCTGGCGCATCTGCTGACGACCGCGCTGGCCGTGCCGGCCGTCATCATCTTCGTCGTCGCCCAACAGCCGAAATACTTGCGCCAGCCGGTGCTGATCGCCAAGATCGTCGCGGTGACGGCCCTGCCGCTACTCTCGTACGCGTTCGTGTACTGGCGCGCCGCGGAGCACCCGGAGTGGCGCGGGCAGGGCGCGTGGCCGGACACGCTGACCTGGTTCCTGAAGTTCCTGACGGTCCCGCAGGGGCAGGCGGAGATGACGCTCAGTTGGGACGGCATCCCGTGGATACTCCTGCAGAAGCTGACGGCCGATCTGACGCCGGTGGTGCTCGTGCTGGGAATTGCGGGGCTATTCCTGCTGCCGCGCGCGCGGGCAGGCTTGATGCTCGGCGTGCTGGCGGTGTACGTGCCGGAGGTGTACCTCAACCGCTATGGCAACTGGTATCAGACGACGTTTGCCGTGTATCCGCTGCTGCTGATCGGCTGCGTGTTGCTGGCCGAGCGCGTTCGTAGGTGGACGGCTGTGCGCCTGCCGCCGCGCATCGTGGCTGGCACGCTCGTGGGCGCGTTTGCGCTGCTGGCCGCCAGCCGGATCGCGGTCAATTACGCGGCCACCAATCTGCGCGACCGCCCAACCGCGACCGGGCTGAACCCTGGCTGGGTGCTGCTGGCCGACAAACCGAAAACGGGCGCGGTGATCGCTGGCACGTTCGAGGAGAACCTCGCGCTCGATTATCTGGCGCAGGTCTGGGGCGCGCAGCCGCCGGTCGCGACGATCGGGCTGAAACAGGTCAACGCGGCGCTCGGCGGGCCACTGTACGCCAGCCGTGCGGTGCTGCCGCTGGTCGCGCCGCAACTGCCGCCGGACACGCATCTGTCGTCGCAGGGCACGGCACTGGTCGCGCTAAGGGTAGCACCAGAGACGATGGTTCCATCGAGCGCGTCTGTGATCGGAAAGCCTATTGTGCCCGGTCTTCAACTGGCGGCGTACGAGACGCGCCGCACGGCTACCGGCTGGCGCGTGACGCTCTACTGGCAAGCGACGCAGAGCATCGCGCGCGACATGGCGGTGTCGGTGCGGCTGGTGAAGGCGGGCGCGGAGGTGGCGCAGGCCGACGCGGCGCACCCCGTCGGCGGCTACTACCCGTTCACGCACTGGCAGGCCGGCGAGGTCGTGCGCGACGACTACGTACTGACGGGCGCCAGTGACGCTGATACGGTGCGTGTAATCCTGTATCACACGCAGGGCGGCGGGTTCGTGAACGATGTGGTGGTGGAGGTAGCGAAGCGTTAG
- a CDS encoding type II toxin-antitoxin system HicA family toxin, giving the protein MSKAPSLPYTQVIHALQRGGWTVVRQRGSHIRMQKHVGNEVLKITVPAHKPIKRSTLAHILKQARLDVEQFLGLL; this is encoded by the coding sequence GTGAGCAAGGCGCCCAGCCTGCCATATACGCAAGTCATTCACGCGTTGCAGCGAGGCGGCTGGACAGTGGTACGACAACGGGGTAGCCACATCCGGATGCAAAAGCACGTGGGTAACGAAGTGCTAAAGATCACCGTGCCCGCACACAAACCGATCAAGCGATCAACGCTCGCCCACATTCTCAAGCAGGCGCGGCTGGATGTCGAGCAGTTTCTCGGACTGTTATGA
- a CDS encoding Dam family site-specific DNA-(adenine-N6)-methyltransferase translates to MMNGSQPRIGAVTHFLRYPGSKRRMLEFLGAYLPAAETISGRYVEPFVGGGAVFFYVNPRRALLSDINSDLIELYRGIRQSPAQVWAHYCQFGNRKRDYWQVRSAGATGLLTERAARVLYLNRTCFKGMWRHNRSGEFNVGYGGQARRWVINLNTLSDVACALRKARVACGDFEEAIGQCVPGDFLFLDPPYRPGAKALRNDHYASQQFDFADHERLGKALRSAKRRGVQWALTTSAHPEIARLFRGNYALQIPRGTGSRPGIMAQNSGELLITTYPTNGERIS, encoded by the coding sequence ATGATGAATGGCTCCCAGCCGCGAATCGGCGCTGTCACGCACTTCCTTCGTTACCCCGGCAGCAAACGCCGGATGCTCGAGTTTCTTGGTGCCTACCTGCCAGCGGCGGAGACGATCAGTGGGCGATATGTCGAGCCGTTTGTCGGTGGCGGCGCAGTTTTTTTCTATGTGAACCCGCGCCGCGCCCTGCTTTCCGACATTAACTCCGATCTGATTGAACTATATCGCGGTATCCGGCAGTCTCCCGCGCAAGTCTGGGCGCATTACTGCCAGTTCGGGAACCGCAAGCGTGACTACTGGCAGGTGCGTAGCGCGGGCGCAACTGGGCTTCTGACGGAGCGCGCCGCCCGCGTGTTGTACCTGAACCGGACATGCTTCAAAGGCATGTGGCGGCACAATCGCAGCGGGGAGTTCAATGTTGGGTATGGTGGGCAGGCGCGGCGTTGGGTCATTAACTTGAACACATTGAGCGACGTGGCGTGCGCTTTGCGTAAGGCGCGTGTTGCCTGTGGCGATTTCGAAGAGGCGATTGGTCAATGCGTCCCCGGTGATTTTCTGTTCCTCGACCCGCCGTATCGCCCCGGCGCAAAGGCACTGCGCAACGATCACTACGCCAGCCAGCAATTCGATTTCGCCGACCACGAGCGCCTAGGGAAAGCGCTCCGGAGCGCCAAGCGGCGGGGCGTGCAGTGGGCGCTGACGACCTCGGCGCATCCGGAGATTGCACGGTTATTCCGGGGTAACTATGCACTTCAAATTCCGAGAGGCACAGGCAGCCGACCTGGTATCATGGCACAGAATTCAGGCGAACTCTTGATCACTACCTACCCAACCAACGGGGAGCGGATTTCATGA
- a CDS encoding ATP-binding protein, with protein sequence MKAFFNQAARQNHPLRALQEFLDREMANETAKKYGELRFVGYILDINYDTVTIITSDPFKIAVGGVPRNSLLIMTPAVPEAITTPHFTLLRVLDAAPTPLTKETQQTYFELQKKSMPELDVFTQSELQWGALNTAVLGMFYPHPERQDTVEFSGDMNNFVSAHKYKVYAPDDALLDLVINTLVPNESRFALGSLRLTECRLPLPDKTQPNVAVNVSTRDFLAARTAMFGKTRLGKSNIVKLIAQSLIETTAESKNVGQLIFDINGEYANDNPQNKSLRSAFPSNCTVYALTTKDATPSEPLKLNFYEQPDSAQRILGGLLEQDGKSSGYIRSFTSVELPSLDEAKKLPVGSEQGRALRKIQAFWAILKKAGFLADESRLLGLAPSGQPASRFDPGFSKALRDAAFSAAKVSPSPSDPRTLADLVRELGVINRFRRENPAHATLTTGTNNALFDPDDIALLEFLEPQPGRSGTTLIQPYRMYHDPHAGDFVKNILKSLDDGLTVILDLGNAHPILLAYFSDLLSKGVFAHQVEKFSNNKLGNHFVQVYFEEAHNLFPHRDDPTTIYSRFAKEGAKYHIGIVYSTQSPSTISGDLLAQTENFFVAHLSSQDEVNALAKMNFAYESMKDDILRAKTPGYVRMLTRSHRFVVPVQAHKFDPLNVLHAKSSQ encoded by the coding sequence ATGAAAGCGTTCTTCAATCAGGCAGCCCGACAGAACCATCCGCTGCGCGCGCTGCAGGAATTCCTGGATCGCGAGATGGCGAATGAAACCGCCAAGAAGTATGGCGAACTGCGCTTCGTCGGCTACATTCTTGACATCAACTACGACACGGTGACGATCATCACCTCGGACCCATTCAAGATCGCCGTGGGTGGCGTGCCGCGCAACTCCCTGCTGATCATGACGCCTGCCGTCCCCGAAGCGATCACGACGCCCCATTTCACATTGTTGCGGGTGTTAGATGCCGCGCCGACGCCTCTCACCAAAGAGACTCAGCAGACCTACTTCGAGTTGCAGAAGAAGTCCATGCCAGAGCTGGACGTATTCACGCAATCGGAGTTGCAGTGGGGCGCGCTGAATACCGCTGTGCTGGGCATGTTCTACCCTCACCCGGAGCGGCAGGATACGGTCGAGTTTTCCGGCGACATGAACAACTTCGTCAGCGCGCACAAATACAAGGTCTATGCGCCGGATGACGCGCTCCTGGACCTAGTGATCAACACACTGGTGCCAAATGAGAGCCGCTTCGCCCTTGGCAGTCTGCGCCTGACCGAGTGCCGTCTGCCCCTGCCCGACAAGACGCAGCCCAACGTGGCAGTCAATGTGTCGACGCGCGACTTCCTCGCGGCGCGGACCGCGATGTTTGGCAAAACGCGCCTTGGCAAGAGCAATATCGTCAAGCTGATTGCGCAGAGCCTGATCGAGACGACAGCCGAAAGCAAGAATGTCGGTCAACTGATATTCGACATCAATGGCGAGTATGCAAACGACAACCCGCAGAACAAGTCACTTCGCAGCGCGTTTCCAAGCAATTGTACGGTCTACGCGCTAACAACAAAGGACGCGACCCCATCAGAACCCCTGAAGCTCAATTTCTATGAGCAACCGGACAGTGCGCAGAGAATTCTGGGTGGTTTGCTCGAGCAAGATGGAAAAAGCTCTGGCTATATTCGGAGCTTTACGAGTGTAGAACTTCCGTCTCTGGACGAAGCGAAGAAGCTACCGGTAGGAAGTGAACAAGGCAGGGCACTCCGCAAAATTCAAGCATTCTGGGCCATCTTGAAGAAGGCTGGATTCTTAGCAGACGAAAGTCGCTTGCTGGGCCTTGCGCCGAGCGGCCAGCCGGCAAGCAGGTTTGACCCGGGTTTCAGCAAGGCCTTGCGGGATGCGGCTTTTTCTGCTGCGAAGGTTTCGCCATCCCCCTCGGACCCACGGACCCTAGCCGACCTCGTTCGGGAACTTGGGGTCATCAATCGTTTTAGGCGCGAAAACCCAGCCCACGCGACTTTGACCACGGGAACTAACAATGCTCTTTTCGATCCAGACGATATCGCGCTGCTTGAGTTTCTCGAGCCTCAACCGGGACGAAGCGGCACTACATTGATCCAACCATACCGAATGTACCACGATCCTCATGCCGGAGATTTTGTCAAGAACATACTTAAGTCTCTTGACGATGGATTAACCGTTATTCTGGATTTGGGGAATGCCCATCCGATTCTGCTAGCGTATTTCTCAGACCTTCTCTCAAAAGGGGTGTTCGCACACCAGGTTGAGAAGTTCAGCAATAACAAGCTGGGCAATCACTTCGTTCAAGTCTATTTCGAAGAAGCGCACAATTTGTTTCCACACAGAGATGACCCAACTACAATATACAGTCGTTTTGCCAAGGAGGGCGCGAAGTACCACATCGGCATTGTATACTCGACACAGTCGCCTTCAACAATCAGTGGTGACTTGCTAGCACAAACCGAGAATTTTTTCGTCGCCCATCTTTCTTCACAAGACGAGGTCAACGCACTGGCGAAAATGAACTTCGCCTATGAGAGCATGAAGGACGACATCTTGCGCGCGAAAACGCCCGGCTATGTGCGCATGCTGACACGTTCTCATAGGTTTGTAGTGCCCGTGCAAGCGCATAAGTTTGATCCACTGAACGTCCTGCATGCGAAGTCGAGCCAGTAG
- the gatB gene encoding Asp-tRNA(Asn)/Glu-tRNA(Gln) amidotransferase subunit GatB, with amino-acid sequence MSNSVFEPVIGLEVHAELATRSKMFCGCAVVDSTQAEPNTVTCPVCTAMPGVLPVVNRRAVEFGMMTGLALHCTVQPLSVFARKNYFYPDLPKGYQISQYDLPLATGGYLDIETPAGTRRIRVRRVHLEEDTGKLTHVGDASLVDLNRAGVPLLEIVSEPDLRSVEEARLVAEGLRAILRYLGVNSGDMEKGVIRFEANISVRHTGTSELNTRTEVKNLNSFRALVRATEYEIARQSALYERGEPVIQQTMGWDEARGVTVPQRDKEHAHDYRYFPEPDLPPLVIAPDWIETVRAGLPELPEAKRLRFERGFGLPASDADLLARDRAVAAYFEQAVAAGGQPKGVANWVLGELFRALNEAGASIDNVKLTPVHLAELTALAANGTLSSTLAKQVFDRMLASGEAPAAIVQAQGLAQISDTGQLQGIIARVLDENPKPVADYLAGKEAIIKFLIGQAMKATKGKGNPQTLGDLMKEALEARRS; translated from the coding sequence ATGAGCAATAGCGTTTTCGAACCCGTCATCGGCCTGGAGGTACACGCCGAACTGGCGACACGCTCCAAGATGTTCTGCGGCTGCGCCGTCGTGGATTCGACGCAGGCGGAGCCGAACACCGTCACCTGCCCGGTCTGCACGGCGATGCCGGGTGTCCTGCCGGTCGTCAACCGGCGCGCGGTCGAGTTCGGCATGATGACGGGGCTGGCGCTGCACTGCACGGTCCAGCCGTTGAGCGTCTTCGCGCGCAAGAACTATTTCTACCCCGATCTGCCGAAAGGCTACCAGATCTCGCAGTACGACCTGCCGCTGGCGACCGGCGGCTACCTCGATATCGAGACACCGGCCGGTACCCGGCGGATCCGCGTGCGGCGCGTGCACCTCGAAGAGGACACCGGCAAGCTGACGCATGTGGGCGATGCGAGCCTGGTCGATCTCAACCGCGCAGGCGTGCCGCTGCTGGAGATCGTCTCCGAGCCGGATTTGCGCTCGGTCGAAGAGGCGCGGCTGGTTGCCGAGGGGCTGCGCGCGATCCTGCGCTACCTTGGCGTCAACAGCGGCGACATGGAAAAGGGCGTGATCCGTTTCGAGGCGAACATCTCCGTGCGCCACACCGGCACGTCCGAGTTGAACACGCGCACCGAGGTCAAGAACCTCAACTCGTTCCGCGCGCTGGTGCGCGCCACCGAGTACGAGATCGCGCGGCAGTCGGCGCTGTACGAACGCGGCGAGCCGGTCATTCAGCAGACGATGGGCTGGGACGAGGCGCGCGGCGTGACGGTGCCGCAGCGCGACAAAGAGCACGCGCACGACTACCGCTACTTCCCGGAGCCGGACCTGCCCCCGCTGGTGATTGCACCGGACTGGATCGAGACGGTGCGCGCCGGACTGCCCGAACTGCCGGAGGCCAAGCGCTTGCGCTTCGAGCGCGGCTTTGGCCTGCCGGCGAGCGACGCCGATCTGCTGGCGCGCGACCGCGCCGTGGCCGCGTACTTCGAGCAGGCCGTCGCAGCGGGCGGCCAGCCTAAGGGCGTCGCCAACTGGGTGCTCGGCGAGCTGTTCCGCGCGCTGAACGAGGCGGGCGCGAGCATCGATAACGTCAAGCTCACGCCGGTACACCTCGCCGAGTTGACGGCGCTGGCCGCCAACGGCACGCTGTCCAGCACACTGGCCAAACAGGTGTTCGACCGCATGCTGGCCAGCGGCGAAGCGCCTGCGGCGATCGTGCAGGCGCAGGGCCTCGCTCAGATTAGCGACACGGGGCAGTTACAGGGTATCATTGCCCGGGTGCTCGACGAAAACCCGAAGCCGGTCGCGGATTACCTGGCGGGCAAAGAGGCGATCATCAAGTTCCTGATCGGGCAGGCGATGAAGGCGACGAAGGGCAAAGGCAATCCGCAAACCCTTGGCGATCTGATGAAAGAGGCGCTGGAAGCCCGGCGCTCGTGA
- a CDS encoding Glu/Leu/Phe/Val dehydrogenase, which produces MNLHEMALAQFERAATKLNLSEGIYRVLRLPKREFSINYPVRMDNGSTRIFGGHRVHHSTILGPSHGGLRYHPDVTIDEVRALAMWMTWKTAVVNIPFGGAAGGVDCDPDHLSQAELERLTRRYATEMEILMSPEGDIPTTDNGTNSQVMAWIMDTYSMHKGYSSPAVVTGKPVEIGGSEGGKDATGIGMRICVTETMKRNNAAIFGATVAVQGIGDVGRASARALANANMRIVAMSDSQDAAYNPNGLDLEKLIAHKDRTGRVAGFPGSDTITNGELLELKCDVLVPAAFEMQITRENAPRVRARFVAEGANGPTTPEADEIVAANGTIVIPDILCNSASVVASYFEWVQDLQNFFWDYAEITKRMETIIERALHEVYATQEKNQTDLRTAAQMIGVKRVVDAYMARGIYP; this is translated from the coding sequence ATGAACCTGCATGAGATGGCGCTGGCGCAGTTCGAGCGAGCCGCGACGAAGCTGAACCTGTCCGAGGGCATCTATCGCGTCCTGCGCCTGCCCAAGCGCGAGTTTTCCATTAATTACCCGGTGCGGATGGACAATGGAAGCACCCGGATCTTCGGCGGCCATCGCGTGCACCACAGCACGATCCTCGGGCCCTCCCACGGCGGCCTGCGCTACCATCCCGACGTCACGATCGACGAGGTGCGCGCGCTGGCGATGTGGATGACGTGGAAGACGGCCGTCGTCAATATCCCGTTCGGCGGCGCGGCCGGCGGCGTGGACTGCGACCCGGACCACCTCTCGCAGGCGGAACTCGAACGCCTGACGCGCCGCTACGCCACCGAGATGGAAATCCTGATGAGCCCCGAAGGCGACATCCCGACGACCGACAACGGCACGAATTCGCAGGTGATGGCCTGGATCATGGACACCTACTCCATGCACAAAGGCTATTCATCGCCCGCCGTCGTGACCGGCAAGCCGGTGGAGATCGGCGGCTCGGAAGGCGGCAAAGACGCGACTGGCATCGGCATGCGCATCTGTGTGACCGAGACGATGAAGCGAAACAATGCCGCCATATTCGGCGCGACCGTGGCCGTGCAGGGCATCGGCGACGTGGGGCGGGCGTCGGCGCGCGCGCTGGCCAACGCCAACATGAGAATTGTCGCTATGAGCGACTCGCAGGACGCCGCGTACAACCCGAACGGCCTGGATCTCGAGAAACTGATCGCGCACAAAGACCGCACGGGCCGCGTGGCGGGCTTCCCCGGCAGCGACACGATCACCAACGGGGAGTTGCTCGAACTGAAGTGCGACGTGCTGGTGCCGGCGGCATTCGAGATGCAGATCACCCGCGAGAACGCGCCGCGAGTGCGCGCGCGATTCGTCGCGGAAGGCGCCAACGGCCCGACGACCCCCGAGGCCGACGAGATCGTGGCGGCCAACGGCACGATCGTGATTCCCGACATCCTGTGCAACTCGGCGAGCGTCGTCGCCTCGTACTTTGAGTGGGTGCAGGATCTGCAGAACTTCTTCTGGGACTATGCGGAGATCACCAAGCGCATGGAGACGATCATCGAGCGCGCCCTGCACGAAGTGTACGCCACGCAAGAAAAGAACCAGACCGACCTGCGCACCGCGGCGCAGATGATCGGCGTCAAGCGCGTGGTGGACGCGTACATGGCGCGCGGCATCTACCCGTAA
- a CDS encoding class I SAM-dependent RNA methyltransferase has protein sequence MRVQFSAMAFGGEAIARHEGRAIFVPFAVPGDDAEIEIVEDRGRFARGRLVNLITPAPERIAPRCKYFGACGGCHYQHMPYAQQLETKTQIVRDQLARIGGIADAQVHATIGADDPWHYRNHIQFHVAPDGKLGFMAARTNEVVPVDECHILARPIETLWRELELELPDLDEVILRASAGTGERLAALCLASTEALEVEIDLPVNCVLLLEDGSDVVLSGDDYFREQLAGRAYRVSAESFFQVNTPQAERLVQMVVERALASGDPAQMTVLDAYCGVGVFALTLAGSVAHVTGIESAPSAVRDALVNTGDATNVQIVEGAVEDVLPELTERFDVIVLDPPREGCAPEVLDAIAAHDIRRIVYVSCDPSTLARDVKRLGGKGYQLTDVQPLDMFPQTFHIETIAVLERTV, from the coding sequence ATGCGAGTTCAATTTTCCGCCATGGCGTTCGGCGGCGAGGCGATTGCCCGCCACGAAGGCCGCGCCATTTTCGTGCCGTTCGCCGTGCCCGGCGACGACGCCGAGATCGAGATCGTCGAGGACCGCGGGCGGTTCGCGCGCGGCCGGCTGGTGAACCTGATCACCCCGGCGCCGGAACGGATCGCGCCGCGCTGCAAGTATTTCGGCGCATGCGGCGGCTGCCACTACCAGCACATGCCGTACGCGCAGCAACTGGAGACCAAGACGCAGATCGTGCGCGACCAACTGGCGCGCATCGGCGGCATCGCCGACGCGCAGGTGCATGCGACCATCGGCGCGGACGATCCGTGGCATTACCGCAACCACATCCAGTTCCACGTCGCGCCCGACGGCAAGCTCGGCTTCATGGCGGCGCGAACGAACGAGGTTGTACCGGTCGACGAGTGCCACATCCTCGCGCGGCCGATCGAGACGCTCTGGCGCGAACTGGAGCTTGAACTGCCCGACCTGGACGAGGTGATCCTGCGGGCCAGCGCGGGCACCGGCGAGCGGCTGGCCGCGCTCTGCCTGGCGAGCACCGAGGCGCTCGAAGTCGAGATCGATCTGCCGGTCAATTGCGTACTGCTGCTCGAAGACGGCAGCGACGTGGTGCTGTCGGGCGACGACTATTTCCGCGAGCAACTGGCCGGGCGCGCTTATCGCGTGTCGGCGGAGTCGTTCTTCCAGGTCAACACGCCGCAGGCGGAGCGACTGGTGCAGATGGTGGTCGAGCGCGCGCTGGCGAGCGGAGACCCGGCGCAGATGACGGTGCTGGACGCGTACTGCGGCGTCGGCGTGTTTGCGCTGACGCTGGCCGGTTCCGTCGCGCACGTCACCGGTATCGAGTCGGCGCCGTCGGCCGTGCGCGATGCACTGGTGAATACCGGCGACGCCACCAACGTGCAGATCGTCGAGGGCGCGGTCGAGGATGTGCTGCCCGAACTGACGGAGCGCTTCGACGTGATCGTGCTCGACCCGCCGCGCGAGGGCTGCGCACCGGAGGTGCTCGACGCCATCGCCGCGCACGATATCCGGCGCATCGTGTATGTCTCGTGCGATCCGAGCACGCTGGCGCGCGATGTGAAGCGGCTGGGCGGCAAGGGCTACCAGTTGACCGACGTGCAGCCGCTGGATATGTTCCCGCAGACGTTCCATATCGAGACGATTGCGGTGCTGGAGCGCACGGTGTGA